One Thermodesulfobacteriota bacterium genomic window carries:
- a CDS encoding MBL fold metallo-hydrolase: MPKIAEGIYFIPGRDEMMPDSHTYLIGFPSSKDLSLIDPGLAGKGRYKLDSIRKFGIELEEVKRIIMTHTHFDHISALSEVQKEIPWAELWIHQAEADPLEEGDERTVYGMEMFQQVCQMQYGMRNGAFKTKVHRKLQGCETLKIGGMAWEVVHIPGHSLGSIGLYASSEKALIPGDVIYADHAIGRFDLFGADGSVLKESLRRLSELEVKILLPGHNRTVTNLPKGYIQETLTQWEPYLG; encoded by the coding sequence TACTTTATTCCGGGACGGGACGAGATGATGCCGGATTCCCATACGTATCTCATCGGATTCCCATCTTCGAAGGACCTTTCGTTGATCGATCCCGGGCTCGCTGGGAAGGGGAGGTATAAGCTCGATTCGATCCGGAAGTTCGGGATCGAACTCGAGGAGGTCAAAAGGATCATCATGACCCATACCCATTTCGACCACATCAGCGCCCTTTCCGAGGTGCAAAAAGAGATTCCCTGGGCAGAGCTCTGGATCCATCAGGCCGAGGCCGACCCTCTCGAAGAGGGGGATGAACGAACCGTCTACGGGATGGAGATGTTCCAACAGGTCTGCCAAATGCAGTACGGGATGAGGAACGGCGCCTTCAAAACGAAAGTTCACCGGAAGCTCCAGGGTTGCGAGACCCTGAAGATCGGGGGGATGGCCTGGGAGGTCGTCCACATTCCTGGACATTCCTTGGGGAGTATCGGCCTCTATGCTTCGTCTGAAAAGGCTCTCATCCCGGGCGATGTGATCTACGCCGATCATGCCATCGGCCGATTCGACCTCTTCGGCGCAGATGGCTCGGTTTTAAAGGAGTCCCTCCGACGGCTTTCGGAGCTCGAGGTGAAGATCCTCCTTCCAGGCCACAACCGAACGGTGACGAATTTACCGAAGGGCTACATTCAGGAGACCCTGACCCAGTGGGAACCTTATCTTGGCTGA